One region of Etheostoma cragini isolate CJK2018 chromosome 16, CSU_Ecrag_1.0, whole genome shotgun sequence genomic DNA includes:
- the LOC117959361 gene encoding zinc finger and BTB domain-containing protein 26-like has protein sequence MSSSSETLQLCFPTHGDSTLSKINILREEQRFCDITLLLGGPQSATVQQPLHFHGHRAVLAASSDFLRDQFLLHEDRTELSLGVVSSVEVGKRLLLSCYTGILEVPLREVVSYLTAASALQMSQVVEKCSQAVSQYLSPTLVSLKLERHSEKEVQQPDSDWPNTSFKNQDKRDAAQPSNSIQEASSKKGWAVGIQSKSRCSQGVKGDGQRQREVRDDNRRVVLAKIELTKDAESCLGTLESEEGEGIQPVYTNEPSYQVALRCKLHPPAAVQDQISSTTRGSSAPHKTLVEASQDQDEEAEEEQREEEEMLLLEDPLQACGVLMDSNLFRLSGAHLPNSNISVNELIEDSDSISVQRPYLCRRCDRVFQHLESYVGHLKKHREYLCLVCGKGFFQKSYLTRHIRDHTGVKPFRCPLCHKTFSQKAMLQDHLNLQTGDKPHNCKYCAVHFAHKPSLRRHLKDIHGKLEETVH, from the exons ATGTCAAGCTCCTCTGAAACCCTACAGTTATGTTTCCCCACCCACGGGGACTCCACCTTGAGCAAAATCAATATTCTAAGAGAGGAGCAGCGCTTCTGTGATATCACACTCCTCCTTGGGGGTCCGCAGAGCGCCACTGTCCAGCAGCCTCTCCACTTCCACGGTCACAGAGCAGTGCTCGCAGCGTCCTCAGACTTCCTACGTGACCAATTCCTGCTCCACGAAGACCGGACTGAGCTGAGCTTGGGTGTAGTTTCCAGTGTGGAGGTTGGCAAGAGACTTCTCCTGTCCTGCTACACGGGGATCTTAGAG GTCCCTCTGAGAGAAGTGGTGAGCTACCTGACTGCCGCCAGTGCTCTACAGATGAGTCAGGTGGTGGAGAAATGTTCCCAGGCTGTCTCCCAGTATCTCAGTCCCACACTGGTTTCCTTGAAACTGGAGAGACACTCAGAAAAGGAAGTCCAGCAGCCTGACAGTGACTGGCCAAATACCAGTTTCAAAAATCAAGACAAAAGGGATGCAGCCCAGCCCAGCAACAGCATCCAGGAAGCAAGTTCAAAGAAAGGATGGGCGGTTGGGATTCAATCCAAGTCAAGGTGCAGCCAAGGAGTCAAGGGGGATGGTCAAAGACAAAGGGAGGTCAGAGATGATAATAGGAGGGTGGTGCTAGCTAAAATAGAGTTAACTAAAGATGCAGAGTCCTGTCTTGGTACCCTGGAGTCAGAGGAAGGTGAAGGCATCCAACCTGTTTACACAAACGAGCCATCCTATCAAGTTGCCCTGAGATGCAAGCTACACCCTCCTGCAGCTGTACAAGATCAAATATCATCCACAACCAGAGGAAGTTCTGCTCCACACAAAACATTGGTGGAAGCTTCCCAGGACCAAGATGAAGAAGCAGAGGAGgagcaaagagaagaggaagaaatgtTGTTGCTGGAAGATCCACTGCAAGCATGTGGAGTGCTGATGGACTCCAATCTGTTTCGCCTCTCTGGAGCACATCTGCCAAACAGTAATATTTCCGTAAATGAGCTGATAGAAGATTCAGACAGCATATCGGTCCAGAGGCCATACCTTTGCAGGAGGTGTGACAGAGTCTTCCAGCACCTGGAGAGCTATGTGGGTCACTTGAAGAAGCACAGAGAGTACTTGTGTTTGGTCTGTGGGAAAGGCTTTTTCCAGAAGAGTTACTTGACCCGCCACATACGCGACCACACTGGCGTCAAGCCTTTTAGATGCCCGCTGTGCCACAAGACATTTTCCCAGAAAGCCATGCTGCAAGACCACCTCAATCTGCAAACAGGGGATAAGCCCCATAATTGTAAATACTGTGCTGTGCACTTTGCACACAAGCCAAGTCTTAGGCGCCACCTAAAGGACATTCATGGTAAGCTTGAGGAGACTGTGCACtga